ATACAACAGTTGTGCTAACGTAGGAGTGAGCTGTATTACGGGTGTGGCAAACACCGGAAGTGGTACAAGAATAATTCCTGCTTTGGCAGTAACACAAGGACAGACATATATTATTGTTATTTCTTCAACCAGCGCTACACAGACAGTAGGCTACTACTTAGAGTTACAATATGTAACTTGTCCGGAGCCAACCAACTTGAGCGCGCCGGTTGTTAATCAGACAGGGGTTACTTTAGCATGGGATAATCCTAACCCTGCTTATGCAACATGGGAAGTGGCTATTCAACCGGCAGGAGCTTCTATTCCTGGGCCTGGTGTTTCAGGAACTCAGGTAACGACAAATAGAGATTTTACTACCACAGTTGACGGAACCCCAATTGTGGGTTCTACTGCTTACCAATATTGGGTAAGAGCATTGTGTGTGGAAGGTGGTACGACTTATAGCCCATGGGCAGGTCCGTTCGAATTCTTCACACCTATATGTGATGCTACTTTACCAAACGCACAGTGCGTTCATAATTTCAGGCTAACCGGTACTAACGGATGGCAGGGCGCTATTATGCATGTCAGACAAAACGGTATTACTGTAAAAGTATTAGGGCCTCAATTCACTTCAGGTACTTCCTTAGTAGTTCCGGTACCTTTGTGTAACGGTATTCCTTTTGAACTGGTTTGGGTATCTGGTGGTACAGCACAGGCTAGTGTAGGAATCGTTGTCCAAAACTCTTTCGGACAATTATTATATCAAAAAACAGCTGGAACCGGAGCACCGGGCACTACGCCATTACATACAGAAATGGTAGATTGTGAATTCCCGAAATGTCCTCCTCCAATCAACCTTGGAGCGACAGGAATTACAGCAAGTGGTGCTACTCTAACATGGACACCGGCTTCACTTCCTTCAGGACCAACTACGGAATGGGAAATTTATCTGGCACCACAGGCAACTGCTGTGGCACCTGGAAACGATGATCCAATCAATTTAGCGAACACTACAACAGTTCGTCCTAATCCAAGAACCGGATTGATTTCAGATACTCAGTATGTATTCTATATCAGAACGGTATGTGGAACAAACAGGGCAAGTACATGGGTAGGTCCGTTTACTTTCAGAACGGCCGTATCTTGTGGTATTCCTACTGCCCTCGGCGTAAGAAACCCTCAGACAACAAGTGCTGATTTATTCTGGACGCAGCCTGCATTAGGAGGCGCTTCAGCATGGCAGGTAGTAGTTCAGGCACCGGGATCAGGAGCTCCAACCTATGATGATGCCAGAGCTGTGAATTTAGCAAACGGCGGAACATATGGAACGGGTGGAGCAGGCTCTGCCTTAACTCCGGCTACCCAATATGAATATTATGTAAGAGCGGTTTGTTCAACTTCTCCTCTAGATGTTAGCCGTTGGGTAGGACCATTCCTGTTCAACACTGCTTGCGATCCGTTACCGGTTCCTTATTCTGAAGGATTCAACAGTACTTCAACAAGAGAACTTTGCTGGTCTGTATTGAGTGTTTTGGGTACCAATACCTGGAACATGAACGATACGGCAACTCCTTCTGAAGGAAACGAAGTAGCTACTTTTACGCCTAATAACGGCACCAATAATGACGACTGGTTGATTTCGCCAACATTAGATTTAAGACCAAACTACAGATTGCGTTATAAATATAAAGTAGCCAGTGCTACTGCGGCAAATACACTTCAAGTTGTAATTACAAATGAAAATAATGTTGGTATTGCTCCGTCAGAATTTAACACAGCAACTCCATTATGGACAGGTACACTGACAAATACGACTTATCAGGAGCGTATCATTAATCTTGTTGGTCGCGGTGATCTTACCACTAATGGGGATTTGGTAAACATTGCTTTCCGTGTTCCACCAACAGTAAACAACGCAAACAAAATCTTTATTGATGATGTAGTGTTTGAGCCAATTCCTGCATGTCCGGATCCTATGGATTTAGGGATAGTGACGAACAGTATCACTTCAACTTCTGCACAAATATTCTGGACACCAGGATATCAGGAGACACAATGGCAGGTAGCAGTTCAGCCAATCGGAACAGGAGTTCCGGCAGCTAACTTTAATGGGGCTGTTACTACAAACAACGTAAACTTCCTGGCAAACACAAATACTGTTAACGGTACTCCGTTACAGCCAGGAAACCAATATGAAGTATATGTAAGAGCAATCTGTGCTGATCCAAATGTAAGCCAGTGGGTTGGACCAATCGTGTTCAGAACACTTCTTTGCGAAACAGCAGATTTATGTGCTTATACTTTCACAATGACAGATACTGCATCTAACGGATGGGGTACAGGAGTTTCGATGAACATTATCCAAAACGGATTGGTTATCGCTACTTTAACGGGTCCTGCTAACGGACAGGCTTCAGCTACACAAGTGGTTAACTTCTGTCCTGGAGTACAATTTGAAGTATTCTGGAATCCAAGTACAGCCAGTACGGCAAACCTGGCTCAGGTTGGTTTGACAATTACAAACTTCTATAATGAAGTAGTATTTACTAAACCTGCCGGAACCGGAAGACCAAACAGTAGATTGTACAGAGGGATGCCTTTCTGTTCCACAATTACATGTCCTTATCCAACCAACTTATCCGTTGAGCAAACTTCACCGGTTTCCGCAAACCTTACCTGGTCACCGGGAGGAACGGAGCAGGCATGGGAGTATGTATTCCAGCCGGCTGGAGGTAACTATCCTGGAAACTTGCCTGGACAGCGTGTAAGCGTGCCTCATGCTAACATTACCGGATTGTCGCAAGCTACAGCATATGAATATTATGTAAGAGCAATTTGCGGACCGGATAACGTAAGCTACTGGGCCGGACCATATGAATTTACAATTTATAACTCACCAGGTTGTATTGGTGTAGATATCGAAGGTATTACAATGTCTGTAGGTGAAGAAAAACTTCTTTGTCCAAATGACAACTGTATTGACCTGACTGCAAGTTATTTCCAGACACAGGCTACTAACAGATATCGTGTTGAGCGTATCGACTATGCTCCGCCATTCCCTTACACTGCGGGACCTGGAAGTATTACAGTTCCGGTAAACGTGGATGATGACTGGTCACCACTTATTGACCTGACATTACTTAGTGATTCTACAGGAAACAGCAGACCGTTTAATTTCTGTTTCTTTGGAGATTCATACAGCAAACTGTTAGTTACGGATAACGGTGCTATTACATTCAGTATTTCTGGACCACAAGGAAACGGAGGTATGTATGCGCCTGCACCGGAACCAGGATATGATAATGCAGGATGGACAATGGCTCCAAACAGACAAATACCAAGTATTCCTGCCATGAATGCGCCAACACAATTGCCATACCGAAATTCTATTTCAGGAGTACTACAGGATTTGGATCCAAGACCAGGAAATTCACCGGCAGATGCTTCTATCAACTATACGGTTCTTGGTACGGCTCCATGTAGGGCTTTCGTTTTGAATATTTATAAAATGGCTTCTTATAACTGTAATAGTCAATTGCAGACCAGCCAGATTGTATTGTATGAAGGAAGTAACATGATTGACGTTTACGTTGAAAGCAGAACTCCTTGTAACAGTCATAACCAGGGGCTTGGTGTTATTGGTATCCAGGGAGATACAAATACAGAATTTGCTGTTCCACCAGGAAGAAACGTAGGTGCTTGGACAGCCAGTAATGAAGCCTGGAGGTTTATTCCGGACGGAGATTTGTCTAACGTAGTTTTCAAATGGCTTAAAAATGGTGAATTCTATAGTAATGACTTGAGCATTAATGTTTGTGCTGATGATGTTGAATTAATGCAGGCTGTAGCTCTATACGACAAGTGTGATGGAACTACTACTGAAAGAAAAGCTGAAGTAACCCTGAAAGTGGATCAATTCCCAATCAATGAGCCAAATGATTTACTGGCTTGTACAGGAACTACAACTTCATTTAACGTAACGGAAAATACAGCCGTAATTCTTGATGGTGTTGATAATTCTGATGATTATGAAATTTCTTACTACCTGACTCAGCCAGAAGCTGAAGACGGATCTACACCGGGAGTTACTTCTGTTATTTCTACAGTTGTTGCTCCTATTTATGTAAGAATCGAGAAAATTTCAACAGGATGTTTCGTTACAAGAGAATTTAATGTTGATCCAACTGCTCCACTACCGGCATTTACAGTAACAGGAGACACAATACTTTGTGAAGGAGATTCTACTACTCTTACAGTTGAGGCAACTAACTTTAATGTGGCTGATGCTGTTTTTGAATGGACATTGCCTGATGGAACTGTTTCCAGCCAGACAGGATCTACATTCAATATTGCTGCAGCGACAGCTGCTGATGGTGGAACTTATAGTGTAAAAGTGACAGCAGGCTGTGATGAGACGCTAGAGTTTACTGTACAGGTGAATCAAATCGATACGGATTTCACATACCCAACACCGGTTTGTCCTTCAGGTACAATTAGTCCGACAGCGGTAACCGCTGCAACATTTACTGCAGGCGGAAGCTATACAATTTCTCCGGCATTGCCAATTGATCCTGCTACAGGAACAATTACTCTTGACGGAGCTACTGCTGGTGACTATACCGTTACGTATACAGTAACTCCTGCAATTACAAACTGTACGGATGATAAGACAGGTCAGTTTACAATAACTATTGCAGGTACTACTATTGTACCGGTAGTTACATTCAACTATACAACACCAGTTTGTAAGAGTGCAACGACAAACCCAACACCTAATTTAGGAGCAGGTTTTGCAACAGGTGGAGTATTCTCGTCAACAGATGCTAACGTTTCTGTAAATCCGGCAACAGGAGAAATCAACCTTGCCAATACACAACCAGGTACTTACACGATTAATTATTTATTGGATGCTATTCCTGCAGAATGTAAAGCAGGAGGAACATTTGATGCAACTATCGTAATTACCAACTCTATTACACCGGTAACAGATTTCAGTTATGCGGATGATAGTTTCTGTTCAGGCGCTACGCTTCCAGGACAATTACCAACAGGTGCTTTTGAACCGGGCGGACAGTTTACGGTTGAACCTAGCACGGGATTGAATGTGAATCCTACAACGGGTGAATTTATGGCAGGTACAAGTACACCAGGTACTTATGTGATTAAGTATATAATTCCGGCTGACCCTGCAATTTGCAGAAGCAGATCTGAATCTTCATATACTGTGACTATTGAGAGCACATTCGAAATTACTGTTACTGACGAATGTAGAAACAATGAGTATGTTCTTATTGCTGAGCCTTCTGATCCAAGCTATACCTTCGTATGGAAAGATGCTTTAGGAGCTCCGGTTGGAACAAACAGCAACATCTTTAATGTTTCGCAATATGTCGCCAATCTTTCGGGAGAAGTTCAGTATCCATTGAACTTTACGGTGACAATCAGTACAGCTACTGGATGTTTGAACGTAAAACCTGTTGTTGTAGAAAGTACTTTCTGTGACATTCAAAAAGGTATTTCGCCAAACAACGATGGTAAAAATGATTATTTTGACCTTGCCGGTTTCAATGTGAAGAAATTGACTATCTTTAACCGCTATGGGACAGAAGTATACAGTCGTACCAACTACACGAACGAATGGAGAGGCCAATCTAGCAAAGACAAAGAATTGCCTGACGGAACCTACTATTATGTGATAGAGCGTAGCGGTGTACCTTCTAAAACAGGATGGATTCAAATCAATAGACAAACAAAATAGATATGTCAAAAACACTGCCTGCTATGGTAGGCAGTGTTTTGATACTATAAAAAAATCAAACCAATGAAGAAAATACTTTTCACCGCACTGATAACACTGTCGGTTTTTGTTGATGTTGAAGCGCAGCAAGATCCGCATTATACGCAGTACATGTATAATATGAACGTGATCAATCCAGCCTATGCGGGTTCAAAAGAAAACTTATCTTTTGGATTATTGTATAGACAGCAATGGGAAGGAATCGAAGACGCTCCAAGAACGTTTACTTTTTCAGGACACTCTCCTGCCGGAAAAAACGTAGGTTTAGGTTTGTCTGTGATTTCTGACGAAATTGGTCCTGTTAAAGAACAAAACGTTTATGGGGATTTCTCCTATACATTAAATCTTGGTGGAGAGCACCGCTTAGCCTTGGGTATTAAAGCAGGTGCCACTTTCCAAAAAATAGGCTTGTTTTCAGATATTAATGGGTCGTTACCAGATCCGACTGATGAGGCATTCTCAGAAGATAGTAACAATACATATTTCAATATCGGAACAGGTTTTTTCTATTACACTAATAATTATTATATCGCTTTATCGGTTCCAAACATGCTCAAATCAAAGCATTTGAATGTTAGGAGAGATGGTCAGGAAAGATATTATGGTGAGGAAACACAACACTACTTCTTAACGGGAGGTTATGTGTTCCAATTGACAGATAACATCAAATTCAAACCGTTTGCAATGGTGAAGTCAGCTTTTGATGCACCAACATCATTTGACGTTTCGACTAACTTTTTATTCAATGAAAAGTTTGAGATTGGTGCAACTTACAGACTGGATGACTCTTTTGGAGGAATGGTTAATTATGCAATTACTCCAAACCTAAGAGTAGGTTATGCTTATGACAGAATTATTTCTGACCTGAAAGTTACAACTCCGGCTTCTCACGAGGTTATCCTGTTATTTGATTTGAATTTCCCGAAAAAGGTATCACGTTCACCAAGATATTTCTAACCTAAAAGCGACCTAGACAATGAAAAATTTATATATTACATTAAGTTTTGTGATCGCTAGTATGACACTATCAGCACAAAATAAAGATACCGAAAAGGCCGACAAACTATTCAACAGATTTGAATATGTTGATGCTTCTAACGAATACCTGAAGCTAGTAGACAAAGGTAAGGCTGATAATTATGTTTATAAGCAGCTAGCCGATAGCTATTATAATGTTTTTAATACAAAGGAAGCTATCAAGTGGTATGCTAAAGCAACTCAGGAAAAGCAAGATGCTGAAACCTATTACAGATATGCACAAATGCTAAAAGCAGAAGGGAAGTATGAAGAGTCCAATGTGCAAATGCAGAAATTTGCAGGCATGGCTCCAAATGACCAGAGAGCTGTAGCATTTAAGCAAGATCCTAATTATCTTCCAAAACTGAAAAGCCAAACCAAATTGTATGATGAAAAGTCATTAGATATTAACAGTGACCAGTCTGATTTTGGTGCTGTATTGACAAATGACAATACATTGTATTTTGCGAGTGCCAGAAATAAGTCAAGAAAAACTTATGGCTGGAATGAAGAGCCGTTCCTGGATCTTTACAAAGCAACATACAATGCTAATGGAACATTCAGCGAGCCTGTAACGGTTTCTGAAATCAATACAAAATTCCACGATGGCCCGGCTTCAATTACTGCTGATGGAAATACAATGTATTTTGCCAGCGAAAGTTTTAAAGAAGGTGACTTCGAAAAAGACAAATCGAAAAAGCTTAAATTCGGACAGGTTTATTTGTTCAAAGCAACTAAAGAAGGCGATAAATGGGGTAATGTAAAAGCACTTCCATTTAACAGCAAGGAATATTCTGTAAGCAATCCAAGTATCAGCAAAGACGGTAAAACACTTTACTTCTCTTCTAACATGCCAGGGTCTCTTGGTGGAAATGATATCTGGAAAGTAGCTGTTAACGCTGATGGAAGCTTTGGAACTCCTGAGAATTTGGGAACTAAAGTAAACACAGAAGGTAATGAAAGTTTCCCTTTCATTACAGATGACAACAAATTGTTCTTTGCTTCAGACGGAAGAAAAGGTTTTGGAGGCTTGGATGTTTTCCTAATCGATTTCAACAAAAAGACTGATGCAATAAACGTTGGAGCTCCGGTAAATACATCAAAAGATGATTTTGCGTTTACATTTAACACCGCTAAAAATATCGGTTTCTTCTCAAGTAACAGAACAGGTAATGACAATATCTATCAGGCAACTCCGGTTTGCGGCGTAGAAGTTGTTACTATTGTTAGAGATGCTAAAACAGGAGCTATTTTGTCTGATGCTAGAGTTGCTATTCTTGACGATAAGAAAAATGTTATCGAAACAAGAACTACAGCTGCAGACGGACAAGTGGTTTACAGTGTAGATTGTAACAGAGCTTATACACTTCAGGTGGCAAAAGACGGTTACGAAAGCAATGTATTTCCGGTTGCCAAAACTAACGGAGGAATCGTAAACGTGAATGCTGACCTGCAGCCAATCGATGTGATTGTTACTCCAACAGAAATTGTCTTGAAAGAGATTTTCTTCGAGTTTAACAAGAGCAACATCACACAGGAAGGTGCATTTGAGCTAGACAAGCTTGTTCAGGTTATGAAAAACAACGACCAGATGGTTATTATGGTTAAGAGTCACACCGATAACAGAGGTAGCGATGCTTACAACATGAACCTTTCTGACAGAAGAGCAAAATCAACTGTTCAGTATGTTATTTCTAAAGGAATCGACAAATCCAGAATTTCTGGAAAAGGTTATGGCGAAAGCGAGCCTAAAGTGGATTGCAAAGAAAACTGTACAGAAGAAGATCATGCTAAAAACAGAAGAAGTGAATTCTTGATTATCAAGAGATAATTTCTAAAGTCAATAGAAAAAAGGGTTGCTGAAAGGCAACCCTTTTTTTATAGTTTATAGTTTATAGTTTATAGTTGAAAGTTGAAAGTTTATAGTTTATAGTTTATAGTTGAAAGTTGAAAGTTGAAAGTTGAAAGTGGAAAGTGGAAGAAAATCGTTGAAGATAAACAATTTTATGCTTGCTGTTGTTTGGTTAGAATTTTTATAGCTTTTAAGACCTTAGTTTTTTACAGGCAAAAGTGGTTTTGTTTTTGGTCTTTATTTTTTGCCAGTGCTTTTTTATAGATAAGTTGTGTCAAAAAAGCTGTTTTTTGGCTTTTTAGAGGCTTCTTCTGAATTGAATATCTTTGACAGCAGATGTTTTTTGATGCTGATTAACGCAAGTTTTTTAAAGATTTTGGAAAACAAATCAAAACGGCTGAAGAGGTTAATTAATTATAGGAACTTTATTAAGACTTTATGTTTACAAAGTAGCTAAAATGAAATCTTTTTATATCCTGAAATAATTATGATCACTTCTTAAATCTGTATAATTATTTTAATCTGTGGCTAAAATCAATTAGATAGACTTGTGAAAAACCTCTCAGTTTGGAATTTAACAACTCTTTTCTATAGAAGTTCATATAGCGATTACATTATTAACTAATATGCCGCGGAATAAGGCTGTTTTTAAGCCTTTTTAGAAGCTTTTGCCCCAATCCCTAATAACTTACAATGATGGTTCTTTTTAGCGGTATAAAAAGCTACAAATTGAAAGTTGCTTACTGAAAGAGAACAAGACTTGTAAAAGTGGCTGAGGTTTGCTATTGAAAGACCATATAATTAAACTAATACAATTGCATTTGGAAATGACAAGATAAAGCTTTATTCTAACGGCTTTTCTAAATAAAAAATCCCCGTTGAAACTCAACGGGGATTTTTTTATTATTTAACCTTTATCTTAGTTAACTACGATATCATCGATACCAAAGTTTGTTGTAAGTCTTGGGTTGGTAAGTCCGGAACCGGTATATTCAAAAATGAAGAATCCGTTTCCTGTAACGTTTGCAGGAATAGTGAATGTTCCGGCATTTACAAAAGTCTGGCTTGTTCCAATGTTAAAGCTAGATGTAATATCAACGATAGCTGCATTTCTGATATCTTGGCCAGGAGTGTAGTTTGTCGTGTAATATACTTTTAAGGGAGCATGACCTGTTACAGGGAATGAAACTTTATATTTGAAAGTCATTGTATTGGCAGCTGTCATATCAACCGGCACGAAGAACATCGTTTTGTTATCTTCATTCGGTGTTCCAAAAGATGACATTTCCAGATATTTAGAAGCTGTAGTTTTAATGTTCCAAACTTTAGTTCCAACAAAAGGTTTGTTGAAATAGTTCGGGAAGTTACTTTGGTTAGCAACATAGCTTTCAAAGTTTTCTGTAAAGCTTCCCAAATAGTTGAAGCTTCTGTCTCCGCTTAATTGGATGTCGCTTTCGTATCTTACGATGAATTGGAAATCGGAGTTGTATTTAGTCATTACACCTCTGATTTTTCCACTTCCAGAAGGAACTCTGTTTCCTGAAAAAGGAGCAAAGCTGCTGAAACGGATAATATTTGAAGCACCGCCTGTAGATGCAGATGTGATAAAGTGGTTTGTTGCCCCACCACCTGAATCAATATCATAATATTTTCTTCCTACGGAAGCATCAGCAAAACGTACATCGTTGATTTCGATAAGTGTGTTCAGGTTAGCATTGTTATAAGCCTGAGCAAGTGTTACCGTTCTTACCATGTCATTCTCATTTACTCTTGTGCAAGAAGGGAAGATAAACTGTCTCCAAACATTTTCAGAGATTCTTCCAATTTGATTTCCTTGATATAGGGCGCCAATCTGTAAAGAGTTGAAAACATTAGCATAGTACAAGCCTTTTAGCTTGATGTAAACTTTAGTCCCTGGAGTAAATCCTTCAGCAAAAGTTGAAGAAACGTTCAAAGCAATGCTAAATCCTACAGGAGCTCCTGTTTCAGGAAGTGTCTGCATAGAAATAGTCTTAAAGAAAGTTCCTTTTTCATCGCTTGAAGTTACATATCCTTCAATGATATCGTCGTCTTCATACAATTTTGGAGTTCCGGTAGCCGTAGCAATAATCTGCTGAACCGTTTTTGTAGCCGTCAATCCCGGATCAACACATCCAAGGTTTGGCGTATTATAATTGTCGTCATTAGCACAACCAGAAATTAATCCGGCAGCAATCATAGAGACAAATATAGATTTAAATATAATAGATTTCATTTTTTTACTTTTAATAGAATTAGTTATAAACTCTAATATTATCAATTTGATAAGTACCGTCTAATGTCGTACCGTTTCCTTTTACTCTGAATGCGATATGAGCAGTTCCGGTAAATCTTGACAAATCAATTACTCCGGACTTAATAAATTGGTAATAAGTAGCAGAAGTTGTCGGGAAAGTCGCGCTCAATGACTGCCATGTAGCTGCAGTAACATTGGTTCCGTCAAAGTCAGTAGAAATTAATACTTCAATCGTATTTGCCGCGTTGTCAACAAAAGCCTGGGCTGTCTGGAAAACTAATTTCTCGCCCTCCTGAGCATCAAGGTCAATACTCGGAGTGATTAACCATCCAATGTTTGAGGACTGGCCAGATTGGTATGACGTGAATTCTGCATAACCATTACCACTATAAACCTGGTTTGTCCAACGAACAGTACCGGTTTCAGCAAAGTTTAACCATCCTTCTTTTTCAAACAATGTGTTGTCTGCTCCTTCTGAAAAATCTTCACCAAAAATTAGCGGAGTATATTCCGGAAGGCTAGTGTCATCATCATTTACACAGCTTGACATCATTCCCATCGTAAGAGATGCGAATAATAATGTTGTTATCTTATTCATTTTCATAATACGCAATTTTAGAAGTTGATGTAAAGGTTTACAAAATAAGTTCTTCCATATCCGTAGAAATACTTTGGACCAAAAGAAGGAGTTCCGCTTGAAACGTCTCTGTTTAACTCTTGATAGTTAGCATTTCTTGCCTGTTCAAATCCACCTGTTTTGTATGTCTGATCCAATACGTTGTTGATACTTGCAAAGAATCCTACAGTTTTACCACCGATTCTCCATGATTTTCCTCCAGTTAAATTTACTAAATAAAAATCATCAAATTTCTCTTGTTTCAACAATTTTCTTGCATTCTCACGATCAATATCAGAGAATGGGAAATCCATTCCGTAAGGATCTGCAGAGTTTTCAAAGAAATTGTGTGTTCTCAATAATGCAGATACATCTAAATAGTTGCTTGCAAGGTAGTTTGCGTTAGCACCAATCCACCAGAAGTGAGGATCTCTATATTCAAGACCCACAGAGTAAGCCTGTTGTGGCATACCTGGAAGACGGTAGTTTTTCAAGTTAGCCTGTCCAAAATTTACTTGTGTATTTGGAGCGCCTACACTTGCCAGAGAACCTTCTTGTACAAGAGCTGCAAGAGCGTCGTTATTGATACTTACATTAGGATTGTTGTCATAAGTATACTGTCCGTAAGTTCCCGTAGCAGTAAATTTCAATGTTGGGATAATTTGGTATTCGATACCCAATTCAACACCCATGTTTTTCTTGTTGATATTGGTTACTGTTTCAGCAACGAAAGCGTTGGCATCAGAACCATCTCCTTCAAATACTCCTTCAGCAAAGAAGAATGAAGTTTCAGTAGCATTTTTGATTGTTGAGTAGAAACCTGTCAATCTTGCTTTCAATTTAGGTGCTCTGATGATATAACTTGCGTCAACACTCATGATATTTTCGCTGTTGATATCCGGAACGATGATGTTGTTCAAACGCGCATTAGGGAAAGTATTTCTCAATGAAGGCGCTTTTGTCATGTAGATTGCATTAACATCGAACATTTGTCTTCCGGTCATTTTGTATGTCATACCTCCTTTGAATCCGAAGTTTTCAAAAACAATCTTGTCGCTTTTTCCAAAAGAGTTGTTTGCGTAAAGTCCGTTTCTGTACAAACCTTCTCTTTGGTATTGAGAACGGGAGAATGATTGAGCAAGGTAGAAATCGAATGTGCTGTAGTTGAATTTAAACTGCGTGAAAGCATCAGCTACATCAGCAAGCAAATTATAGTTATAACCATAAGTATCTCCCACACCTACTTGTCTGTTTGGATTGTTCAAGTCAGACTGAGCAAAATTTCCAGTGTAGAAATTGTCGATATCATTAAAATACTGTCCTCCAAGAAGGTCAAGCATGTTTTGGAAGTTATGCGATTTTAGCTTTCTGTAAGTTGCACCAGCATTAAGAATGATGTTGTCAGAAAGTTGAGTATTTAAGATAGAGTTTGCAGTCCAGGTTTTGTCATCTGTTCTGTCTTCATACAATGCATAAACACTGTTTCCTGCAGCTGTTCTGCTGTTGGCAGCATACATTGCATTCCAGTCAATTTGTCTGTTAGTTAAGAAACGGGCTCTTGAAGCTTCTAAAATATTAGCTTCTGAATTTCCTACAAAGGTATTTCCATCATACATTGAAGTATAGTAGCTAGGAAGGTTTCTGTAGTAAGTAGGATCAGGGTTGTTTACGTTTTGGAAATCAAGACGGCTGTTTCCGATTTTACCAAATTGGTAAGAAACATTGGTGTTTAAGTTTGT
This portion of the Flavobacterium lindanitolerans genome encodes:
- a CDS encoding choice-of-anchor J domain-containing protein — encoded protein: MKKITLLLLTFFISLVAYGQGLTENFDGGTTLPAGWSQFNNGQGTQQRVWTINTNPTFSVSPSNSAFIQNYQIGMGNTSRDWLITTRVTLPENAQLQFLTRGFLNDNQGTVYEIRVSRDANPATASAYTLAEDWTEPELNPNGIYEDNGTTPRWDEKTVNLKALGYNAGEQVYIAFVRVFTQPTASLGGDRWYVDDVRVSKKCDMPGNMQAPTINMTNALLTWVTPAGGATTWEIVVVPETMTLDQGIAAGLLFTYSGPMPSYNTATNYTLNPDTNYKYYVRAVCSPSNKSDWTAPYFFATAALGETCTDPIVIPGIPYSTNNHTTNSNDRTDVAQGTGCGAVPTTTNYMTGNEVFYTFVAPETGDVRIEMTPTGPNSALFVYNSCANVGVSCITGVANTGSGTRIIPALAVTQGQTYIIVISSTSATQTVGYYLELQYVTCPEPTNLSAPVVNQTGVTLAWDNPNPAYATWEVAIQPAGASIPGPGVSGTQVTTNRDFTTTVDGTPIVGSTAYQYWVRALCVEGGTTYSPWAGPFEFFTPICDATLPNAQCVHNFRLTGTNGWQGAIMHVRQNGITVKVLGPQFTSGTSLVVPVPLCNGIPFELVWVSGGTAQASVGIVVQNSFGQLLYQKTAGTGAPGTTPLHTEMVDCEFPKCPPPINLGATGITASGATLTWTPASLPSGPTTEWEIYLAPQATAVAPGNDDPINLANTTTVRPNPRTGLISDTQYVFYIRTVCGTNRASTWVGPFTFRTAVSCGIPTALGVRNPQTTSADLFWTQPALGGASAWQVVVQAPGSGAPTYDDARAVNLANGGTYGTGGAGSALTPATQYEYYVRAVCSTSPLDVSRWVGPFLFNTACDPLPVPYSEGFNSTSTRELCWSVLSVLGTNTWNMNDTATPSEGNEVATFTPNNGTNNDDWLISPTLDLRPNYRLRYKYKVASATAANTLQVVITNENNVGIAPSEFNTATPLWTGTLTNTTYQERIINLVGRGDLTTNGDLVNIAFRVPPTVNNANKIFIDDVVFEPIPACPDPMDLGIVTNSITSTSAQIFWTPGYQETQWQVAVQPIGTGVPAANFNGAVTTNNVNFLANTNTVNGTPLQPGNQYEVYVRAICADPNVSQWVGPIVFRTLLCETADLCAYTFTMTDTASNGWGTGVSMNIIQNGLVIATLTGPANGQASATQVVNFCPGVQFEVFWNPSTASTANLAQVGLTITNFYNEVVFTKPAGTGRPNSRLYRGMPFCSTITCPYPTNLSVEQTSPVSANLTWSPGGTEQAWEYVFQPAGGNYPGNLPGQRVSVPHANITGLSQATAYEYYVRAICGPDNVSYWAGPYEFTIYNSPGCIGVDIEGITMSVGEEKLLCPNDNCIDLTASYFQTQATNRYRVERIDYAPPFPYTAGPGSITVPVNVDDDWSPLIDLTLLSDSTGNSRPFNFCFFGDSYSKLLVTDNGAITFSISGPQGNGGMYAPAPEPGYDNAGWTMAPNRQIPSIPAMNAPTQLPYRNSISGVLQDLDPRPGNSPADASINYTVLGTAPCRAFVLNIYKMASYNCNSQLQTSQIVLYEGSNMIDVYVESRTPCNSHNQGLGVIGIQGDTNTEFAVPPGRNVGAWTASNEAWRFIPDGDLSNVVFKWLKNGEFYSNDLSINVCADDVELMQAVALYDKCDGTTTERKAEVTLKVDQFPINEPNDLLACTGTTTSFNVTENTAVILDGVDNSDDYEISYYLTQPEAEDGSTPGVTSVISTVVAPIYVRIEKISTGCFVTREFNVDPTAPLPAFTVTGDTILCEGDSTTLTVEATNFNVADAVFEWTLPDGTVSSQTGSTFNIAAATAADGGTYSVKVTAGCDETLEFTVQVNQIDTDFTYPTPVCPSGTISPTAVTAATFTAGGSYTISPALPIDPATGTITLDGATAGDYTVTYTVTPAITNCTDDKTGQFTITIAGTTIVPVVTFNYTTPVCKSATTNPTPNLGAGFATGGVFSSTDANVSVNPATGEINLANTQPGTYTINYLLDAIPAECKAGGTFDATIVITNSITPVTDFSYADDSFCSGATLPGQLPTGAFEPGGQFTVEPSTGLNVNPTTGEFMAGTSTPGTYVIKYIIPADPAICRSRSESSYTVTIESTFEITVTDECRNNEYVLIAEPSDPSYTFVWKDALGAPVGTNSNIFNVSQYVANLSGEVQYPLNFTVTISTATGCLNVKPVVVESTFCDIQKGISPNNDGKNDYFDLAGFNVKKLTIFNRYGTEVYSRTNYTNEWRGQSSKDKELPDGTYYYVIERSGVPSKTGWIQINRQTK
- a CDS encoding PorP/SprF family type IX secretion system membrane protein, translating into MKKILFTALITLSVFVDVEAQQDPHYTQYMYNMNVINPAYAGSKENLSFGLLYRQQWEGIEDAPRTFTFSGHSPAGKNVGLGLSVISDEIGPVKEQNVYGDFSYTLNLGGEHRLALGIKAGATFQKIGLFSDINGSLPDPTDEAFSEDSNNTYFNIGTGFFYYTNNYYIALSVPNMLKSKHLNVRRDGQERYYGEETQHYFLTGGYVFQLTDNIKFKPFAMVKSAFDAPTSFDVSTNFLFNEKFEIGATYRLDDSFGGMVNYAITPNLRVGYAYDRIISDLKVTTPASHEVILLFDLNFPKKVSRSPRYF